The Thermoleophilaceae bacterium genome includes a window with the following:
- a CDS encoding AAA family ATPase, with product MANRSITCYPTETVGVEIAGSYAPVLRMPELPEVQERPLGGRRGTLRGRRTECETLDRLLDSVRGGQSGALVLRGKPGIGKTALLEYTIDSASDLSVMRAAAVESEIELPFAGLHQLCAPLLDRLACLPAPQRDALETVFGLSKGSPPDRFLVGLAVLSLVSEAAQAGPLLCVVDDAQWLDRESAQALAFVARRLSAESVAILVASREPNDDFGGMPELVVQGLQDRDARDLLSSVVGGPMDVDVRERIVAETRGNPLALLELPRGLSPEQLAGGFGLPNAVPLSSRIEESFLRRLEDLAEETRLLLLVAAAEPTGDPSLLWRAAERLAITRDAVEPAERAGLLELAPRVRFRHPLVRSAVYGDASPGARQQVHRALAEATDPELDPDRRAWHRAQAAVGPDEEVAAELEQSAGRAQLRGGLAAAAAFLERAVALTLDPGSRAQRALAAAQAKHLAGAPTTALGLLAIAEAGPLDELGRARIDLLRAHIEHSRNRGSDAPALLLAAAERLESLDARLARETYLDGLSAATFVGRRALRGGVLEVAHAALDGPPAPQPPRASDLLLEGLATRFTAGYAAGAPVARRALSAFLCDDNASEQQLREVWLACRTAVDLWDDDLWEALAMRHLQRAREVGALTMLPLALSQRISYHAFAGELAAGASLIEEMHAATEATGSHIPPYGPLVLAAWRGREAEASQLIEAIVKEAVSRGEGLGVSVTQWARAVLYNALGRYEDALAAAERATGHPEDLAVFNWGLSELIVAAVRSGNKERAAAALERLSEITRASGTDWALGIEARARALLSEGDAAERLYREAIERLGRTRVRVELGRAHLVYGEWLRRERRRVDAREQLRTAHEMFSAMGLEAFAGRAARELLATGERARKRTAETREDLTAQEAQIARLARDGLSNPEIGARLFISARTVEYHLHKVFSKLGIRSRTQLPLALPRETDAALPTQTLPGGPELLPGVPAREFD from the coding sequence TCAGCGTTATGCGGGCCGCCGCGGTCGAATCGGAGATCGAGCTGCCGTTCGCAGGACTCCACCAACTGTGCGCCCCGCTGCTTGATCGGCTCGCGTGCCTTCCAGCCCCCCAGCGTGACGCCCTCGAGACCGTCTTCGGGCTGAGCAAGGGCTCTCCACCGGACCGCTTTCTTGTTGGGCTGGCCGTGCTGAGCCTGGTCTCGGAGGCGGCCCAGGCGGGTCCGCTTCTCTGCGTGGTCGACGACGCGCAGTGGTTGGATCGGGAGTCGGCCCAGGCGTTGGCGTTCGTGGCGCGCAGATTGTCGGCTGAGTCCGTGGCCATCCTCGTTGCGAGCCGCGAACCGAATGATGACTTCGGCGGGATGCCGGAGCTGGTGGTTCAGGGTCTTCAGGACCGTGACGCACGTGATCTCCTGAGTTCAGTGGTGGGGGGGCCGATGGATGTGGACGTGCGCGAGCGGATCGTCGCCGAGACGCGCGGCAACCCGCTGGCGCTGCTCGAGCTGCCCCGCGGGCTCTCGCCCGAGCAGCTCGCGGGCGGGTTCGGACTGCCGAACGCCGTTCCGCTGTCAAGCCGGATCGAGGAGAGTTTCCTCCGGCGGCTCGAGGACCTGGCGGAGGAAACCCGGCTGCTGCTGCTGGTGGCGGCCGCTGAACCGACCGGTGACCCGTCGCTGTTGTGGCGCGCAGCCGAGCGCCTCGCCATCACACGGGACGCGGTGGAGCCTGCCGAGAGAGCAGGCTTGCTCGAGCTCGCCCCTCGGGTCCGCTTCCGCCATCCGCTGGTGCGCTCGGCGGTCTACGGCGACGCGTCGCCGGGCGCCCGGCAACAAGTGCACCGGGCGCTCGCGGAGGCGACCGACCCGGAGCTCGATCCCGATCGCCGCGCCTGGCACCGCGCGCAGGCTGCGGTGGGCCCAGACGAAGAAGTTGCGGCGGAGCTCGAGCAGTCGGCCGGCCGCGCACAGTTGCGCGGTGGCCTGGCGGCAGCAGCCGCGTTCCTCGAGCGAGCCGTCGCGCTGACGCTTGATCCCGGCTCGCGAGCGCAGCGGGCGCTGGCGGCGGCGCAGGCCAAGCACCTCGCGGGCGCACCCACGACAGCACTTGGACTCCTGGCCATCGCGGAAGCAGGGCCACTCGACGAACTTGGGCGCGCCCGGATCGACCTTCTGCGCGCCCACATCGAGCACTCACGGAACCGGGGCAGCGACGCCCCCGCACTGCTGCTGGCCGCCGCCGAGAGGCTTGAGTCGCTGGACGCCCGACTGGCGCGCGAGACCTATCTCGACGGCCTTTCCGCGGCGACCTTCGTCGGCCGGCGGGCGCTGCGTGGCGGTGTGCTCGAGGTGGCGCATGCCGCGCTCGACGGGCCGCCGGCCCCGCAGCCGCCGCGCGCCTCCGACCTCCTCCTCGAGGGTTTGGCGACGCGATTCACAGCTGGCTATGCGGCCGGCGCGCCAGTCGCCAGGCGAGCGCTGAGCGCGTTTCTATGCGACGACAACGCGAGCGAGCAACAGCTTCGCGAGGTGTGGCTCGCTTGCCGTACCGCGGTGGATCTGTGGGACGACGACCTCTGGGAGGCGCTCGCGATGCGCCACCTCCAGCGCGCCCGCGAGGTCGGCGCGCTGACGATGCTCCCGCTGGCCCTCAGCCAACGCATCTCCTACCACGCTTTTGCGGGTGAGCTCGCAGCGGGCGCGTCGCTGATCGAGGAGATGCACGCGGCCACCGAGGCGACCGGCAGCCACATCCCTCCATACGGTCCCCTGGTGCTCGCGGCCTGGCGTGGCCGCGAGGCGGAGGCGTCGCAGCTGATCGAGGCGATCGTCAAGGAGGCGGTGTCACGCGGGGAAGGGCTCGGCGTGAGCGTCACGCAGTGGGCGCGTGCGGTGCTCTATAACGCACTCGGTCGCTACGAGGACGCGCTGGCCGCTGCCGAACGAGCCACTGGGCATCCCGAGGACCTGGCCGTCTTCAACTGGGGCCTCAGCGAGCTCATCGTCGCCGCCGTCCGGAGCGGAAACAAGGAGCGCGCCGCCGCCGCACTCGAGCGGTTGTCGGAGATCACGCGCGCCAGCGGCACCGACTGGGCACTGGGAATCGAGGCACGCGCGCGAGCGCTACTGAGCGAGGGCGATGCCGCCGAGCGCCTTTACCGCGAGGCGATCGAGCGACTCGGCCGCACCCGCGTGCGTGTCGAGCTCGGGCGCGCCCATCTCGTCTATGGCGAATGGCTGCGCCGCGAGCGCCGGCGCGTCGACGCGCGCGAACAGCTGCGCACCGCGCACGAGATGTTCAGCGCGATGGGCCTCGAGGCATTCGCCGGCCGCGCCGCGCGCGAATTGCTCGCCACTGGCGAGCGTGCCCGCAAACGCACCGCCGAGACCCGAGAAGACCTCACAGCCCAAGAGGCTCAGATTGCACGGCTCGCCCGTGACGGCCTCTCAAACCCTGAGATCGGGGCCCGCCTGTTCATCAGTGCGCGCACCGTCGAATACCACCTTCACAAGGTCTTCAGCAAGCTGGGCATCCGCTCGCGCACGCAACTCCCCCTGGCGCTTCCCCGGGAGACGGACGCCGCACTGCCCACCCAGACGTTGCCGGGAGGTCCCGAGTTGCTCCCCGGGGTGCCGGCTAGGGAGTTCGACTAG
- a CDS encoding LysR family transcriptional regulator: MELRHLRYFVAVAEELHFRRAAERLHVAQPAVSEQVRKLEEELGVRLLNRTQRSVSLTPAGAVFLREARRVLEQAQTARLAARNARDRVTSSLRIGYMPASLPASVPRTLQRLAMSMPQLETTLEHGSRTELIDAVRAERLDAAIVPLPAPTAGLRTTALGEQRALAALPVIHNHAVKSEICLEQVAPDRIVVLPREANRPFYDAVVATCHDAGISPTLVEMPDAQIERVLLTIASGAGMALLPESVAERYAAPAVRFLPLGGEAPSFATAVVTRRDTEHMPTVAFLRAVPQVRTAIASESPIVAVA, translated from the coding sequence ATGGAACTTCGGCACCTCAGATACTTCGTGGCAGTCGCGGAGGAGTTGCATTTCCGCCGGGCGGCGGAGCGGCTACATGTTGCTCAGCCCGCGGTCAGTGAGCAGGTTCGCAAGCTCGAGGAGGAGCTCGGGGTGCGGCTCCTGAACCGCACCCAGCGGAGCGTCTCCCTAACCCCCGCCGGAGCCGTGTTCCTCAGGGAAGCGCGCCGGGTGCTCGAGCAGGCGCAAACGGCACGGCTGGCCGCCCGCAACGCACGCGACCGCGTCACGAGCTCGCTCCGCATCGGCTACATGCCTGCCTCTTTGCCGGCGAGCGTGCCGCGAACGTTGCAGCGCCTCGCGATGTCGATGCCGCAGTTGGAAACCACTTTGGAGCACGGGTCCCGAACTGAGCTGATCGACGCGGTCCGTGCGGAGCGGTTGGACGCCGCGATCGTGCCGCTGCCGGCGCCGACTGCCGGACTCCGGACAACGGCGCTCGGCGAACAGCGCGCGCTGGCCGCGTTGCCGGTGATCCACAACCACGCTGTGAAGTCGGAAATCTGCCTTGAGCAGGTGGCGCCCGATCGGATCGTGGTGTTGCCGCGCGAGGCCAATCGTCCTTTCTATGACGCTGTCGTGGCGACCTGCCACGACGCGGGCATATCGCCAACGCTCGTGGAGATGCCGGACGCGCAGATCGAGCGGGTACTGCTCACGATCGCGTCGGGGGCCGGGATGGCGCTGCTTCCCGAGTCCGTTGCCGAGCGCTACGCCGCCCCAGCCGTCCGCTTCCTGCCGTTGGGCGGGGAGGCGCCGAGCTTCGCAACGGCGGTCGTGACGCGCCGTGACACAGAACACATGCCGACGGTCGCCTTCCTGCGCGCCGTCCCGCAAGTGCGCACGGCCATCGCTTCCGAAAGTCCGATCGTCGCCGTCGCTTGA